GATTCCCCGTTGGAAACACAAGCAATACTTCATAGATCAAACGTAAGTCAAAATTATTCcaaattttattaacaaaaacaaggccGTCAATATGATGCTAAAACTGGGGTGGGAGGGAGGAGGGGGCATATTTTAGTGACGAAGGAACTCCCTAACCATCGTGATTGGTTTCGACGCACATGCAAAAGGGCTtatatttcacatttttaaataccTCAAATGAACTCTCCCAACCCATTTCATGCAACTTTAATTAAGTATAGAGTGTTTATTTTTGACCAAAAGAGTAAGGAATGTATGTTTCAAATTATTACACACAAATCATATGAGTCATATTCAGTGTACTGAATGTATACCAACTAAACATTTATCaaactcttatttttatgtttaagcttGAAAACAATATGTTACCAAGAGTATTTAATAATATGTTTCGGAAGatacaacataaatatccatccagattttcaattaacagtttttttcaacctaGGATTAATTATACAATCACAAAGTTCTCTATAACTAGCAGAGGACCTAAATTGTGGAATACATTTCTTGATAACGACATAAAAACTATTACATCACTTAACGAATTCAAACATAAACTAAAACATAAACTATTGACTACTGAcaatctatatttattttagaacacatgacagttacaacgtacgacacatataacacaacttctcatcatcttcaatgctaacctttataTAGGTTgggggcttggtgataaggctATTATAGCCTTCTTCTCGCTCCTGCCTTTTTCTCCCTCTCTAGCTAATATTTTTGGCATATGCAATCCTATCTTTAGATTATACGATATAATAGCTtaagatttgtattttattcttactaaaaactgtaaattcttcaacggcgaaataaaaaaataaaaaatgagctatacacttttttaataacaaaacgTAAACTATTCAGAGAACAATATATTTACTTCCTTGTAGCTACATTTTGTATTTTACAATCATCTGTAGTAATTCGCAAAAATTGTTCAACTTGTTCATTGTGTTTCGATACAAACTTATTCCCCACTTGACTCATAACTAATTCGTCAGTTAACTTTTCAtacgtaaataaaaaattatgacgTCACTTAAAGTATATCCGCCATtcctatttttttgttaaaaaatacattatatGGCAAAAAATTGTGTGCCTATGTTTATTTGGGAAATCGTACAGTTGAGGTGGGGAATATGACGCTAGGTCGCAAATGTTTTTGCTGCGGTCAAAATACTGACCGCGTTTCTTGATTGGttacttctttttctttcctcGCTTGGTCATTATCgggaaatttttgttttgagtACGAATGACCTTACTCACCTGAACAAATTTAATTAATTCCAGTACTATTAAGAGAGTAAGATGCGACCACACTGACTTTGTGGTCATTGGTTAATTTTAATTTGCGGTATGGTTTGAGAAATTTGAAATTTAGGGATTTGATCTGACATATTAGCTTGCGTCTATGCTTTTGTTTGAgtgaaagataatttaataTCCGTAAAGAAAGTTTAGTTAACTAGGCGAAACTTCGATATCTGGCAAAGTTGAAAGTTTTGAgcaaaatacttattttttcttaatcaaCTTgagtaaatttaaataattcgAACACGGTTTCTTTTaactaaaaatttatgtttgtAAGATCTGCCAGTGAGCATATCTGCCACCACTGCATAGAGGTCTCACTTTCTTAACATGGCTCTTATAACTAATAATAACTAATGTGGACTAGGTTTTAAATGTGAGGGGTGGGCGGAAGCCTCTATTTGGTCTAATTCGGTTACTTACCAACCTATTAATTACCATTTAGCGAAAAAGTGGCTGGGTTGTTGGTGTCGTAGACCCGGATTCAATGTCTATATTCGTTGTCAATGCTGTTATTCATTATTTTGCCTTCTCTTCTAGAGAATGATGCGAGCCCTCCATGCCCCCcattcttttttataaacaaataacAAGTTAATAAGAGATGAATTAAGACGGCACGGGCTTTCATCATAGGCTTACGTCACATACCGAAAGTTTAACCCAAAAGTGGTATACAAGCAAACGGTTGAAAAACACATGAAATTTACAAAGTAAAAGGTATATTGTTATACTCCAAACAAATATGGATAATATCTACATGATTTTTTTGATACGTGGGGTAAGTTTTAATGATGGTTAAGTATAGTTATTCACAGttcttttaaatactttttagcGGCTCGCCTGCTAATTTTGTTCTTTTAACCATTCCAGAGAGTTTTTGGCATTTTAATTAAGGCCTAAATACACGACGCGACACAAAGTACCTGCAGTCTGTTTGACTATGCATAACGTTTTGTAGGCACGTGTGAGAGCAGGGGTGTTGCATTTTTTAAGACGGGGCAAAGTATTTGTGAATTTTGAAATgtgttgactttttaatgtacAATCATTTTAAGCTGCTGCATTTcttacataaatatatattacgTATGCATGTTGCTCgtcaattggtttccaagagtTTGCTAAGGAATTATATGGGTAATACAGACGAGATTTGAAGAAAGTATTAAAGGTGGCAATATCCCCAAAAAGTACTTCCTTATTCATTTAATTTTCCTTATCCTATTAATATGCGgtctaagaaagaaaaaaaaatacaattattttttccaaaaagttcTTGTTGCCATGGTTACGGGCAACTAAAGGGAAAAATACATACCTTGTCCCGGCAGAAAAATCTAAAGATGGAATGGACAAAACTCCTTGAAATTTGCTACAAAGACAAATTAATAGTAGTTTTACACACTaaactaaaaacatttaatataaattttctaaaacaaaaTGGCGGAGGTTTATATAAGAGCGAAATGTTTGTAAGACTTTtcaataaagcaaaaaaaatgtttctaatCTATATCTTTTAGTTAGGTGTATAGGACTTTCAGCCAAAAAGATGGTAACTTAAAAAACCTGTTTTGAGAAAAACGCGTTAAAAGATCAGTGATTATTAATCCAGCGGATTGGCGtcattatatttttctttacctCATACATCTTTAAATGCAATATTCTACAAACGTATGTAAGTTTAATGACATAAGCGTCAATATTTCAGGAAAAACAAAATCTATTTATCTGGTATcattaaaaactttcttgcGGTTGTGATGTCTTTGTTGATACCAATGCTGTCATTAAAACAAATTCTTTTCAATGTCCAATCATGTTTTGGTACACAGTCCTCGTGTCTACCAAGAATGAAGGCTGCAGCATCAGTAACACGTGATAAATTAAAGTATATTTGAAACTGAGGAAAATGGCCTATCTTATGTATGCGAGACGCCACTTCTGTTCCTCATGACTTGATTAGATAATTTTTTACCTGGAATAAGTTTGTATTGAGAAATTAGTAAACGgataactaaatttaaaaaatctggtTCACAATTTCGCATCCATAGTCAGTataattttttctgtttttgcgAATAATAAATAGAATGAAGGAGTAATGTATAAGAATGTATTTTTATCTACAGTTTTTTGTCCACTTAATTTACACACATACATACACATAAAGGTTTCCCAAAGTTATTACTAAAAACATTGGATCCTTGTTTGGCTGGAAGACGATATTCCatatattcaaaaatgtaggaATTTTTTGATGTTCATGGAAGGGAAGTGTTTAACACTTGAAAAAGAAGACTTTCGAACAGAAGAAACTTTATCaggggaaataaaaaaaaaaaaattaccaaacttGCGTCTCAGACATTTTTTTTCAGCTGTTTTTAAGTCATTTAGCATGAAAGTTCTAAATGAAATAGCTTATTAACTTTCTCAGTGTCGATCCTACTGCTTTAATGTTAGAATAATATCTCCTATTATCTACTTTTCCCTGTACAGACAAAGAGACGAGAGTAAAGTATTATTATATGAGACTAGTTGTTATCCCACAGAAAGTATGCGTAGATTTTTTGGCTGTCTAGCATACATTATTTTGCTTTGATGTTTTGGCGCATCCTGAGTAAAACGTATTGACTTAAAAGCAATTTTGTAGAACATTAACAATAACTATTGTATATCTTAATCTTGTACAGAGATATTATTAATCCACCAGAATGCTTTGAAGATAGTTAGGACGTTTAAACGTGTGAATATTTTTGTCACTCGCTGCTGACTTTTGTATTAGATCTACTGACAACTACTTAGCTACAGCAtataatacttttatttttaaaacagctaATCCATATGCcatatgaaaaaaatcaatccatAGTTTTTCACACAACGTGATGTTTTTAGTAGATTAGTCAAAAGCACTGATGTTGGAATGCTATTGTGGAGTATCTGTTAATAAGAATCTTAATTGAGAACTCCTATCTTTattataagaatatttttatatgtaCATTATTAGGACGTCATTTTAACACGAAGAACTAGCATCTCAATATTTTTTCTGAGGGCCATGCAATACGTCGTTCAGTCTGTCTATCTACCTGTGGAAAGTAGACAAATCTTTAGCAATTGAGACAGATAAACGTTAAAAGAGTTATAACAATTAACGCAACAATAGCGCTGCACTTACAATCTTGAGGTGACAACTTTTTCCTGCGTGGTAAAATAGGACATCCGAGACTTAAACCTGGGAGATCCACCAGTTTTATAAACCAAAAAACCTATAAACCTATCTTGTTTGTTAAAAGCACATGGTTCTTTATATTAGCTTTATGCTAATACCATTTTCACTTTATGGGGCGCAAAATCCATAACGATTAAGGTAAAGTATGGCTAACGGGGGTATTTCTGTAGTGTCACGTTTTTTGTTACAAACCTCcgtacagctttaaaaagaggtgGGATCAAACTTAGCTGTGTAAACCAACCGATACATATTTTATTCAATCAACGTGTCTTTACCTTTCCCCGGGGGTCATTGTTGTTGCCTGACGGCCACGGTCCCAAGCAAGTGACGTTGAGGCCATTTCGAAAAAATGCAGTTGGACGTTATTTTGCTCAAAGTACagggaataaaaaatttatcctCTGTACTTTGTattctaaactttttttctaAACTGTTTTACAAGAATACCCAAACTCTAACCAGCCTGACCAGTATTCATATTTCTCTATTCTTCTAAGCAACAACAGACCTATTATTTTTACCTGAAATCTTAAAAAGAGTGTGAgcgttgttatttttgtttttaggttatGGTAATTTTACCATTATGTGTGGATAGACAGCTATGTGTATACAGAAGAGTCAGCATACTTGACGAGTACAAGAGATTGGCGCGTTACGTGTGTGTTTCAGTTTTTTACTTTAGTTTAACgtaatgaaagtgattttagTTTGAATTACATATTTAAATaactatcattttttgttttgcgtTCTTTGGCTTTTCATTATGCAGTCGCGCAATTTGTAAAACCGCAAATTAGCAGTCGTGAAAAAATtacgataaaattttttttattgccttttagaatcatttttgatgaagtcAGCATAATAAAAACCATTACACCTCGTAAACCATGCTTATAGTCAGCtatcacaacctcgtcccaatcTGTGCtttctaaagtttttaattgtcaaataaaaacaaagttgtgttctAGTATACCTAAGAATATTTTCCACaattttagcgatttgttcGTCAACTGCAACAAGTTATCctcttaaagttaaaatatttgttataagatCGTGTCGACCTTACACCAGCTATGTTGTCTGCTGCCATTGTTGAAACTTAACAATCCTTCACCTTCGACTATTAGTACAGTTTTGGAAATTGAGTACCTTGTTGTTTTATGGACGTACCTTCATTTCCTCAATTTTGACTCGTACAATATTATTGCGTCGTACTTATTGAAGAAATTTGATTTCAACACAGGATAATTTTAACTATTTCGATTTCCCTGTGATAAGAAAAATCAAGCTGGGTCTTCTAGATAAACAAGACTTTGCAGATAAAACTGTATATCCAAAAATTCCCATATTCATTATGTTACAaaatatttcttgatattttatgTAGTCACCAGTCCTATAATAAACATAAGTTTTTAATATTATACAAGTAAAAATTTGAAAGTAAATCAGATAAAACAATTCTTTATTTATGGATCAATGGAAACAATATTTTTGTAGGAATGAAGACACCGTGCAAACGCATAACTTGAAATACAACGGAAggcaaaatttttttattacattgAGAAGGCAAGAACGGCTACACCAACACACTTGATGGACCGTGTGAAAAACAGTCAATAGAAACTCGTCTTTATTTAACCATTAATCCTCTAAATTAAAAGTTCTAAAGGCATCAACTTTTTTTGATTAATATAAAAGTAGGAAGTGTAGTGCATGTTCGAATCAAACATATATTTTAGCAATGTTTGcagttttttatatttgcagCGAACTCATCTAAAGAGAAGGTTGGTTTGAAAGGTTCAAACGTATGTTGTTAATGATGACTTAAATGATGTATACATGACGCAACGACTTAATAATCGTAAATGAGTTGAAAAATCTTGGGGTGATACGCAGTTTAGGAGAAGTTTCAAGATGTGTTTTTATGACACACAAGTTTGTACAAAACAGAAATAAGCATATGGATGAGGTACTctgtataataatacgctaaacTGGTCTTAGGCTTAAAATTTGGAAGTGGATGGCATTAAAATTTATATCCGTTGAAAGCACACGAACCTTTACCTTATCCCGATCAACGTTTTATGCTGTGCGCAATGGAGGGATCGGGTTAACAAAATTATGTGTATACAAGTCATTGATGGCGTCATTGTACTACATCAATGCAAATGTTTGCTTCTTTAATCAAGTGGATTTTCGAAGTAGAAATATCTATAATTATctcatatatacatataaattttGACGGCTGTATAAATGTGGTTCAAACTACGGCATTAGTTTCATGTTTGCTACCTGTCAATATCTTttgacatttttcttaactGCTGACATCGTTATAAGCGGAACTAAAAAGGATGACATAACTGCGGTTAATATCATTATAAGGCATATATTGATCAAGATTGATGTTTTCTTTTCATGTGCATGACGATCTTATGCACGTCATTTTCtctcttttgttttaattaGCTCGTACCAATCAGTGTTGCGTTTTAAAAGGAGAAAACTGCTTAATTGTTGAAAAAGATATTTCTTGTTCGCCTTTATGGATGAAAGTGCATCGTGATTTATCCTATGTTAGCATACAGTATAATACTTAATTAGCTACCTTAACCAGGATATAACTCTAATATGTTTCTTTTAGTTGTAGTTAATCATTCAAAATGGAACTTGAGAAATTTATTCCCAATCCGAAGGTTTCTTATGTCAGATTCAATACTCCAAAAAGCAAGAAAACCCTGCGTATTCGAATtggtattgttttgtttttacttttgataATAGCTGCTGTATTGTTGGCATTCCTTTTGCATAAAAGTAATGGTAAGTCAAACGAAATTAAAAGTCACGGCAATAAAACAATTGAAGACGATGGTCACAATGGAACAAAAATACACGAAGGCGATGGTCATAGTGGAAAGACAAAAGACAAAGAGGATGGTCACAGTGACACAAAAACTGATAAAGGCGATGGTCACAGTGGAAAAAAACACCATAAAGGCGATGGTCACAGTGGAAAAAAAACTGATAAAGGCGATAGTCACAGTGGAAAAAAAACTGATAAAGGCGATAGTCACAGTGGCAAGAAAACCCATAAAGGCGATAGTCACAGTGGAAAGAAAAAAGACAAAGAAGATGGTGACAGTGACACAAAAACTGATAAAGGCGATGGTCGTAGTGGCAAGAAAACACATAAAGGAGATGGTAATAAAAATTTCTGTAACACCACCATATGTAAACATGTGACATCACACTTCCTATCAGCTCTTGATAAATCTGTAAATCCATGCGATGACTTCTACCAATACGCATGTGGTGGATGGTTGTCAAAAAATCCAATCCCAAATGGAAAATCAGAAATTTCAACCATCACACAACTTCAAGAAAGGCTTTTCAAAATTGAGAAATCAATTTTAGAGAACAAGAAAATTGCAACGTTAGACAGCGAGGCaaagaaaaatatgtttcgaTTATTTGAGAGTTGCATGGAtgtaaaaggaaaaaataaattgggTACAACACCGATGGCAACATTATTAACAAAGTTAGGTGGATTTAAAACAGTTACATACAGCACCTATGATTATCAAAAGACAAGCAAAATCAATACATTAGCAAAAAAAGTCTTTAAAGAAGCAAGCATTTCTCCATTGTTTACATTTACTGTTGGTCCTGATCTAAAACGTTCGACCGAAAACATTATACAAGTAAGTAGATTGTATATTATAGGATGTTTTAAAGCATAAGCCTTTTAATGCAtttcaaagttatttttttccacgaaaaatataaatttcttcAGAAATCACAAATAGACATTAATTGATATTACCAAAGTCCATCCCCCTTGCTTAGGAACCTTATAAATTCTTTTCTATATAATGAACTCTTGATACAGCGTACTTTCGATTTAACCAATTTAACGAGTCTAAATTTCATCACCCGAACTCAAACAACCTTGATAACAAATTCAAAGTACTAAATGCtgcagaaaataataaaaaaatatgatccATAAAATTTCTACCGTTATGATAACAGGGAATTCATCTTGTATAAGCATCTTGTAGATCACATTCAAAGCCATGTTAACAAAAGAACGTGTGAGCAAACAAAACAACTCAATGCTTATGAAGGCGTTGCACATTTTCGAGTTCATTATCATTTTGCTTTTAAACAGGATCTCACCTTTCGCTACAACGAACTCTCGATATAACGAAACCTTTTCTATTACCCTTGGGAAATTATATAGAGATTCCAGTGTACTTTTAACAATACAAATAACGTAGGCTTCTTTAAATGTAGTTTTACCACCCAGCTTGAAGACTTTTAACAAACTTATGTAGCAGGTGAGCAACACGCTTAATGGTTCCACAACTGTTTTTACCCTTAGCATTAAGAATGTAAAAAAGCAAGTTATAATCCTTGTTTTTAATGGATTAATTTGATCATTAGTGAAAAGTAAACAAGAGAATGTTGACAGTAAGGTTTTTGATTAAGCTTGCACAGTAACGtattaaaatgaataaaaaattcttctttagTTCGGAAATCCTGGAAGTGTGTTTTTCGAGAAGGAAACGCTCAAAAGAGTTTCACATGAAGAAATCATGAGGATGTACAAAGACTTAATGCAAAAACTGGTGAAAGCATTTTCAGATGACATGACATATATGGAAAGCAGATTAATTGCTTCTGATATATACAATTTCGAACTGAGTCTTCAGCAGGTAAATCAAGAGTTTGTAATTCTTGATTTGTGTAAGAGCTTATTATATTAATATCCGCTGTTTGTCTTTGTGTAATTCTACAGTCCAGAAACTCAAACAAGGCGAGAAGAAAGACGGGCAAACCCGTATCCATGGCTTAACGATTAGTTATGGGTTGCGATGCGTGGGATTCACATTAAAGAATTATGTTTGACTTTTTAGTTAATATAAAAACTGTAttggaaaaataaattgttaaaagTTGGATGTGTAAGCTTATGTGTGAAAGAGTTTTATCTGAAACATCAAAAATAGCaataaataatttgtttctttttgcgCAAGGTACAAATGCTTTGGTTAAGGGCTTCGATGCCGTTGTAATGCTTGTTAAGGACAACTAATTATTATATACCATCAACCTGTGTTTATTGggtaattttagaaaatacaGACTACAAAATCATCCGTGTCTTACTACGCGACAACTGTTTCGTCATTGTCATCGTACATGTCAACTGTAAGTAGTGTAATAATTGAATAAAAAATTGGTGAGttagttaaaatatttctttttttgtgtgcTATGATGATGTATGCAAGGATTGTTTTAACATCAGTATCCAAAGATGTTCGTTTAATTTAGATTAATTGGTTGGACTTCTTAAATTCTGCATTTCAAGGCACTGGCAACAGAATTACATCACGAGAGAAAGTAGTTATAATAAATAGAGAATACTTCAAGAC
Above is a window of Hydractinia symbiolongicarpus strain clone_291-10 chromosome 3, HSymV2.1, whole genome shotgun sequence DNA encoding:
- the LOC130636265 gene encoding endothelin-converting enzyme homolog, translating into MELEKFIPNPKVSYVRFNTPKSKKTLRIRIGIVLFLLLIIAAVLLAFLLHKSNGKSNEIKSHGNKTIEDDGHNGTKIHEGDGHSGKTKDKEDGHSDTKTDKGDGHSGKKHHKGDGHSGKKTDKGDSHSGKKTDKGDSHSGKKTHKGDSHSGKKKDKEDGDSDTKTDKGDGRSGKKTHKGDGNKNFCNTTICKHVTSHFLSALDKSVNPCDDFYQYACGGWLSKNPIPNGKSEISTITQLQERLFKIEKSILENKKIATLDSEAKKNMFRLFESCMDVKGKNKLGTTPMATLLTKLGGFKTVTYSTYDYQKTSKINTLAKKVFKEASISPLFTFTVGPDLKRSTENIIQFGNPGSVFFEKETLKRVSHEEIMRMYKDLMQKLVKAFSDDMTYMESRLIASDIYNFELSLQQKIQTTKSSVSYYATTVSSLSSYMSTINWLDFLNSAFQGTGNRITSREKVVIINREYFKTLDSLFRIKSYNTIHNYMLIKVVLHYLDALPDNIVKLFTKLTTAISGPLKPRPQWQTCISVTDKHLGLALGAAFVQKVHFSKESHDEANRMVGDLRKAFKEILPSLTWLDSTTREAASEKIDAIVQQIGYPPYILNPQKLDKKYNGLKIVSSSYFDHILYLNRYKVLSMLKNLGKPVNRNTWLQTPATINAYYNPRSNHIAFPAAILQPPYFETDYPKAVNYGCIGSVIGHEMTHGFDNTGRWFDKYGNLRGRYNSWWTYSSVANFVDRSKCFVNQYSAVEVAGDYIKGKQTLGENIADNGGIQIAYKAYKDWEKENGTPPLLKGVADSNDQLFFLSYAQFFCSAKTDKALLNQLKTDVHSPNMERVRGTIQNNPEFAKAFNCPRGSKMNPYRKCKLW